One window of the Montipora foliosa isolate CH-2021 chromosome 4, ASM3666993v2, whole genome shotgun sequence genome contains the following:
- the LOC137998812 gene encoding GFP-like non-fluorescent chromoprotein, which translates to MSGTVNGHYFEVQGDGKGKPYEGEQTVKLTVTKGGPLPFAWDILSPLSQYGSISFTKYPEDIPDYVKQSFPEGYTWERIMNFEDGAVCTVSNDSSIQGICFIYNVKFTGLNFPPNGPVMQKKIQGWEPNTERLFARDGMPIGNNFMALKLEGGGHHLCEFKSTYKAKKPVRMPGYHYVDRKLDVTSHNKDYTSVEHCEISIARHSLLG; encoded by the exons ATGTCAGGCACGGTCAATGGACACTACTTTGAGGTCCAAGGCGATGGAAAAGGAAAGCCTTACGA GGGGGAGCAGACGGTAAAGCTCACTGTCACCAAGGGTGGACCTCTGCCATTTGCTTGGGATATTTTATCACCACTGTCTCAGTACGGAAGCATATCATTCACCAAGTACCCTGAAGACATCCCTGATTATGTAAAGCAGTCATTCCCTGAGGGATATACATGGGAGAGGATCATGAACTTTGAAGATGGTGCAGTGTGTACTGTCAGCAATGATTCCAG catCCAAGGCATCTGTTTCATCTACAATGTCAAGTTCACTGGTTTGAACTTTCCTCCCAATGGACCTGTTATGCAGAAGAAGATACAGGGCTGGGAACCCAACACTGAGCGTCTCTTTGCACGAGATGGAATGCCGATAGGAAACAACTTTATGGCTCTGAAGTTGGAAGGAGGTGGTCACCATTTGTGTGAATTCAAATCTACTTACAA gGCAAAGAAGCCTGTGAGGATGCCAGGGTATCACTATGTTGACCGCAAACTGGATGTAACCAGTCACAACAAGGATTACACATCTGTTGAGCATTGTGAAATATCCATTGCACGCCACTCTTTGCTCGGTTGA